The following proteins are encoded in a genomic region of Nymphalis io chromosome 8, ilAglIoxx1.1, whole genome shotgun sequence:
- the LOC126769871 gene encoding syntaxin-1A isoform X1, with protein MTKDRLAALQAAQSDDDDVGPDDVNVPVEGGFMDEFFSEVEEIREMIDKIQANVEEVKKKHSAILSAPQSDEKTKHELEDLMADIKKTANKVRGKLKHIEQNIEQEEHSNKSSADLRIRKTQHSTLSRKFVEVMTEYNRTQTDYRDRCKNRILRQLEITGRATTDDELEAMLEQDNPAVFTQGIIMETQQAKQTLADIEARHADIIKLETSIRELHDMFMDMAMLVESQGELIDRVEHHVTTATEYVESGGGELVQAYKWATKARKVMRTNQIESDKLGRQQDDILLKFWRGKLTVPMMI; from the exons gcGCAAAGCGACGATGATGACGTCGGGCCTGACGATGTCAACGTCCCCGTCGAAGGCGGCTTCATGGACGAATTCTTCAGTGAG GTGGAAGAGATACGAGAAATGATAGACAAGATCCAGGCTAACGTTGAAGAAGTAAAGAAGAAGCACAGTGCCATTTTATCAGCGCCGCAATCCGAtgaaa AAACAAAGCACGAATTAGAAGATCTTATGGCTGATATTAAGAAAACTGCCAACAAAGTTAGAGGAAAGTTAAAAC ACATAGAGCAAAACATCGAACAGGAAGAGCACTCCAACAAATCTTCCGCCGATCTCAGGATAAGAAAGACCCAGCATTCGACACTTTCGCGCAAGTTCGTGGAGGTGATGACCGAGTACAACCGCACCCAGACCGACTACCGAGACCGGTGCAAAAACAGGATACTCCGACAGCTTGAGATCACCGGCCGAGCGACCACCGATGATGAACTCGAGGCTATGCTGGAGCAAGACAATCCCGCTGTATTCACACAAGGG ATAATAATGGAAACACAACAGGCGAAGCAAACCCTGGCAGATATCGAAGCGCGACATGCTGATATTATCAAGTTGGAAACATCGATCCGCGAGCTACACGATATGTTCATGGACATGGCTATGCTCGTCGAGAGTCag GGCGAACTGATAGATCGCGTCGAGCACCACGTGACCACGGCCACGGAGTACGTTGAGTCGGGAGGTGGCGAACTCGTCCAAGCTTACAAATGGGCGACGAAAGCGAGGAAGGTAATGAGAACAAATCAGATCGAATCAGATAAACTTGGTAGACAGCAGGATGACATTCTACTTAAATTCTGGCGCGGGAAATTAACAGTACCAatgatgatataa
- the LOC126769871 gene encoding syntaxin-1A isoform X3, translating into MTKDRLAALQAAQSDDDDVGPDDVNVPVEGGFMDEFFSEVEEIREMIDKIQANVEEVKKKHSAILSAPQSDEKTKHELEDLMADIKKTANKVRGKLKHIEQNIEQEEHSNKSSADLRIRKTQHSTLSRKFVEVMTEYNRTQTDYRDRCKNRILRQLEITGRATTDDELEAMLEQDNPAVFTQGIIMETQQAKQTLADIEARHADIIKLETSIRELHDMFMDMAMLVESQGELIDRVEHHVTTATEYVESGGGELVQAYKWATKARKKKIFLIICLSVTLVVVILIIVLSLTL; encoded by the exons gcGCAAAGCGACGATGATGACGTCGGGCCTGACGATGTCAACGTCCCCGTCGAAGGCGGCTTCATGGACGAATTCTTCAGTGAG GTGGAAGAGATACGAGAAATGATAGACAAGATCCAGGCTAACGTTGAAGAAGTAAAGAAGAAGCACAGTGCCATTTTATCAGCGCCGCAATCCGAtgaaa AAACAAAGCACGAATTAGAAGATCTTATGGCTGATATTAAGAAAACTGCCAACAAAGTTAGAGGAAAGTTAAAAC ACATAGAGCAAAACATCGAACAGGAAGAGCACTCCAACAAATCTTCCGCCGATCTCAGGATAAGAAAGACCCAGCATTCGACACTTTCGCGCAAGTTCGTGGAGGTGATGACCGAGTACAACCGCACCCAGACCGACTACCGAGACCGGTGCAAAAACAGGATACTCCGACAGCTTGAGATCACCGGCCGAGCGACCACCGATGATGAACTCGAGGCTATGCTGGAGCAAGACAATCCCGCTGTATTCACACAAGGG ATAATAATGGAAACACAACAGGCGAAGCAAACCCTGGCAGATATCGAAGCGCGACATGCTGATATTATCAAGTTGGAAACATCGATCCGCGAGCTACACGATATGTTCATGGACATGGCTATGCTCGTCGAGAGTCag GGCGAACTGATAGATCGCGTCGAGCACCACGTGACCACGGCCACGGAGTACGTTGAGTCGGGAGGTGGCGAACTCGTCCAAGCTTACAAATGGGCGACGAAAGCGAGGAAG AAAAAAATCTTCCTCATAATATGCCTGTCTGTTACGCTGgttgttgttatattaataatagtgcTATCACTTACGCTGTAA
- the LOC126769871 gene encoding syntaxin-1A isoform X5: protein MTKDRLAALQAAQSDDDDVGPDDVNVPVEGGFMDEFFSEVEEIREMIDKIQANVEEVKKKHSAILSAPQSDEKTKHELEDLMADIKKTANKVRGKLKHIEQNIEQEEHSNKSSADLRIRKTQHSTLSRKFVEVMTEYNRTQTDYRDRCKNRILRQLEITGRATTDDELEAMLEQDNPAVFTQGIIMETQQAKQTLADIEARHADIIKLETSIRELHDMFMDMAMLVESQGEMIDRIEYHVEHAVDYVQTATQDTKKALKYQSKARRKKIMIMLCLLVLGLIATGYVYNTFF from the exons gcGCAAAGCGACGATGATGACGTCGGGCCTGACGATGTCAACGTCCCCGTCGAAGGCGGCTTCATGGACGAATTCTTCAGTGAG GTGGAAGAGATACGAGAAATGATAGACAAGATCCAGGCTAACGTTGAAGAAGTAAAGAAGAAGCACAGTGCCATTTTATCAGCGCCGCAATCCGAtgaaa AAACAAAGCACGAATTAGAAGATCTTATGGCTGATATTAAGAAAACTGCCAACAAAGTTAGAGGAAAGTTAAAAC ACATAGAGCAAAACATCGAACAGGAAGAGCACTCCAACAAATCTTCCGCCGATCTCAGGATAAGAAAGACCCAGCATTCGACACTTTCGCGCAAGTTCGTGGAGGTGATGACCGAGTACAACCGCACCCAGACCGACTACCGAGACCGGTGCAAAAACAGGATACTCCGACAGCTTGAGATCACCGGCCGAGCGACCACCGATGATGAACTCGAGGCTATGCTGGAGCAAGACAATCCCGCTGTATTCACACAAGGG ATAATAATGGAAACACAACAGGCGAAGCAAACCCTGGCAGATATCGAAGCGCGACATGCTGATATTATCAAGTTGGAAACATCGATCCGCGAGCTACACGATATGTTCATGGACATGGCTATGCTCGTCGAGAGTCag GGTGAGATGATCGACCGCATTGAGTATCATGTTGAGCACGCTGTGGACTATGTCCAAACTGCCACACAAGACACAAAGAAGGCCCTTAAATATCAGAGCAAAGCTCGACGG AAGAAGATTATGATTATGCTGTGCCTGCTCGTGCTCGGCCTCATTGCGACCGGCTACGTGTATAACACATTCTTCTAA
- the LOC126769871 gene encoding syntaxin-1A isoform X2, with protein MTKDRLAALQAAQSDDDDVGPDDVNVPVEGGFMDEFFSEVEEIREMIDKIQANVEEVKKKHSAILSAPQSDEKTKHELEDLMADIKKTANKVRGKLKHIEQNIEQEEHSNKSSADLRIRKTQHSTLSRKFVEVMTEYNRTQTDYRDRCKNRILRQLEITGRATTDDELEAMLEQDNPAVFTQGIIMETQQAKQTLADIEARHADIIKLETSIRELHDMFMDMAMLVESQGEMIDRIEYHVEHAVDYVQTATQDTKKALKYQSKARRKKIFLIICLSVTLVVVILIIVLSLTL; from the exons gcGCAAAGCGACGATGATGACGTCGGGCCTGACGATGTCAACGTCCCCGTCGAAGGCGGCTTCATGGACGAATTCTTCAGTGAG GTGGAAGAGATACGAGAAATGATAGACAAGATCCAGGCTAACGTTGAAGAAGTAAAGAAGAAGCACAGTGCCATTTTATCAGCGCCGCAATCCGAtgaaa AAACAAAGCACGAATTAGAAGATCTTATGGCTGATATTAAGAAAACTGCCAACAAAGTTAGAGGAAAGTTAAAAC ACATAGAGCAAAACATCGAACAGGAAGAGCACTCCAACAAATCTTCCGCCGATCTCAGGATAAGAAAGACCCAGCATTCGACACTTTCGCGCAAGTTCGTGGAGGTGATGACCGAGTACAACCGCACCCAGACCGACTACCGAGACCGGTGCAAAAACAGGATACTCCGACAGCTTGAGATCACCGGCCGAGCGACCACCGATGATGAACTCGAGGCTATGCTGGAGCAAGACAATCCCGCTGTATTCACACAAGGG ATAATAATGGAAACACAACAGGCGAAGCAAACCCTGGCAGATATCGAAGCGCGACATGCTGATATTATCAAGTTGGAAACATCGATCCGCGAGCTACACGATATGTTCATGGACATGGCTATGCTCGTCGAGAGTCag GGTGAGATGATCGACCGCATTGAGTATCATGTTGAGCACGCTGTGGACTATGTCCAAACTGCCACACAAGACACAAAGAAGGCCCTTAAATATCAGAGCAAAGCTCGACGG AAAAAAATCTTCCTCATAATATGCCTGTCTGTTACGCTGgttgttgttatattaataatagtgcTATCACTTACGCTGTAA
- the LOC126769871 gene encoding syntaxin-1A isoform X6 translates to MTKDRLAALQAAQSDDDDVGPDDVNVPVEGGFMDEFFSEVEEIREMIDKIQANVEEVKKKHSAILSAPQSDEKTKHELEDLMADIKKTANKVRGKLKHIEQNIEQEEHSNKSSADLRIRKTQHSTLSRKFVEVMTEYNRTQTDYRDRCKNRILRQLEITGRATTDDELEAMLEQDNPAVFTQGIIMETQQAKQTLADIEARHADIIKLETSIRELHDMFMDMAMLVESQGEMIDRIEYHVEHAVDYVQTATQDTKKALKYQSKARRRH, encoded by the exons gcGCAAAGCGACGATGATGACGTCGGGCCTGACGATGTCAACGTCCCCGTCGAAGGCGGCTTCATGGACGAATTCTTCAGTGAG GTGGAAGAGATACGAGAAATGATAGACAAGATCCAGGCTAACGTTGAAGAAGTAAAGAAGAAGCACAGTGCCATTTTATCAGCGCCGCAATCCGAtgaaa AAACAAAGCACGAATTAGAAGATCTTATGGCTGATATTAAGAAAACTGCCAACAAAGTTAGAGGAAAGTTAAAAC ACATAGAGCAAAACATCGAACAGGAAGAGCACTCCAACAAATCTTCCGCCGATCTCAGGATAAGAAAGACCCAGCATTCGACACTTTCGCGCAAGTTCGTGGAGGTGATGACCGAGTACAACCGCACCCAGACCGACTACCGAGACCGGTGCAAAAACAGGATACTCCGACAGCTTGAGATCACCGGCCGAGCGACCACCGATGATGAACTCGAGGCTATGCTGGAGCAAGACAATCCCGCTGTATTCACACAAGGG ATAATAATGGAAACACAACAGGCGAAGCAAACCCTGGCAGATATCGAAGCGCGACATGCTGATATTATCAAGTTGGAAACATCGATCCGCGAGCTACACGATATGTTCATGGACATGGCTATGCTCGTCGAGAGTCag GGTGAGATGATCGACCGCATTGAGTATCATGTTGAGCACGCTGTGGACTATGTCCAAACTGCCACACAAGACACAAAGAAGGCCCTTAAATATCAGAGCAAAGCTCGACGG CGCCACTGA
- the LOC126769871 gene encoding syntaxin-1A isoform X4, whose translation MTKDRLAALQAAQSDDDDVGPDDVNVPVEGGFMDEFFSEVEEIREMIDKIQANVEEVKKKHSAILSAPQSDEKTKHELEDLMADIKKTANKVRGKLKHIEQNIEQEEHSNKSSADLRIRKTQHSTLSRKFVEVMTEYNRTQTDYRDRCKNRILRQLEITGRATTDDELEAMLEQDNPAVFTQGIIMETQQAKQTLADIEARHADIIKLETSIRELHDMFMDMAMLVESQGEMIDRIEYHVEHAVDYVQTATQDTKKALKYQSKARRKKIMILVCLLILGLVVVGYVSSYFV comes from the exons gcGCAAAGCGACGATGATGACGTCGGGCCTGACGATGTCAACGTCCCCGTCGAAGGCGGCTTCATGGACGAATTCTTCAGTGAG GTGGAAGAGATACGAGAAATGATAGACAAGATCCAGGCTAACGTTGAAGAAGTAAAGAAGAAGCACAGTGCCATTTTATCAGCGCCGCAATCCGAtgaaa AAACAAAGCACGAATTAGAAGATCTTATGGCTGATATTAAGAAAACTGCCAACAAAGTTAGAGGAAAGTTAAAAC ACATAGAGCAAAACATCGAACAGGAAGAGCACTCCAACAAATCTTCCGCCGATCTCAGGATAAGAAAGACCCAGCATTCGACACTTTCGCGCAAGTTCGTGGAGGTGATGACCGAGTACAACCGCACCCAGACCGACTACCGAGACCGGTGCAAAAACAGGATACTCCGACAGCTTGAGATCACCGGCCGAGCGACCACCGATGATGAACTCGAGGCTATGCTGGAGCAAGACAATCCCGCTGTATTCACACAAGGG ATAATAATGGAAACACAACAGGCGAAGCAAACCCTGGCAGATATCGAAGCGCGACATGCTGATATTATCAAGTTGGAAACATCGATCCGCGAGCTACACGATATGTTCATGGACATGGCTATGCTCGTCGAGAGTCag GGTGAGATGATCGACCGCATTGAGTATCATGTTGAGCACGCTGTGGACTATGTCCAAACTGCCACACAAGACACAAAGAAGGCCCTTAAATATCAGAGCAAAGCTCGACGG AAGAAGATCATGATCCTAGTGTGCCTGCTCATTCTCGGCCTCGTGGTCGTCGGCTACGTGTCTAGCTACTTCGTGTGA